The Anomalospiza imberbis isolate Cuckoo-Finch-1a 21T00152 chromosome 7, ASM3175350v1, whole genome shotgun sequence genome has a window encoding:
- the CNOT9 gene encoding CCR4-NOT transcription complex subunit 9 isoform X1 encodes MHSLATAAPVPTALAQVDREKIYQWINELSSPETRENALLELSKKRESVPDLAPMLWHSFGTIAALLQEIVNIYPSINPPTLTAHQSNRVCNALALLQCVASHPETRSAFLAAHIPLFLYPFLHTVSKTRPFEYLRLTSLGVIGALVKTDEQEVINFLLTTEIIPLCLRIMESGSELSKTVATFILQKILLDDTGLAYICQTYERFSHVAMILGKMVLQLSKEPSARLLKHVVRCYLRLSDNPRAREALRQCLPDQLKDTTFAQVLKDDTTTKRWLAQLVKNLQEGQVTDPRGIPLPPQ; translated from the exons cctgtgccAACAGCACTGGCTCAGGTTGACCGTGAAAAGATCTACCAATGGATCAATGAGCTGTCCAGCCCCGAGACACGGGAGAAtgctctgctggagctgagcaagAAGCGCGAGTCCGTGCCTGACCTCGCCCCAATGCTGTGGCACTCGTTCGGCACGATCGCAGCACTCCTTCAG GAAATTGTAAATATTTATCCATCAATCAACCCTCCGACTTTGACAGCCCATCAGTCCAACAGAGTCTGCAATGCTTTAGCTCTGCTACAGTGTGTTGCATCACACCCTGAAACGAG ATCAGCTTTTCTGGCAGCTCATATTCCTCTCTTCCTGTACCCCTTCCTGCACACAGTCAGCAAGACCCGTCCCTTTGAGTACCTGCGGCTCACAAGCCTCGGAGTCATTG GGGCCTTGGTGAAAACTGACGAGCAAGAAGTGATAAATTTCTTATTGACTACAGAAATTATCCCCCTGTGCTTACGTATTATGGAGTCTGGCAGTGAGCTCTCCAAAACG GTTGCTACGTTTATTCTTCAGAAAATCCTCCTGGATGACACAGGGCTGGCATATATCTGTCAGACTTACGAGCGGTTTTCCCATGTTGCCATGATACTG GGTAAAATGGTCCTGCAGCTCTCCAAGGAGCCGTCGGCACGGCTGCTGAAACATGTCGTCCGCTGCTACCTTCGCCTTTCCGATAACCCCAG GGCACGTGAAGCTCTCAGGCAGTGCCTTCCTGACCAGCTGAAGGACACCACCTTCGCCCAGGTCCTGAAGGATGACACCACCACAAAACGCTGGCTGGCTCAGCTCGTCAAGAACCTGCAAGAGGGTCAAGTCACTGACCCACGGGGCATCCCTCTTCCTCCGCAATGA
- the CNOT9 gene encoding CCR4-NOT transcription complex subunit 9 isoform X2 yields MHSLATAAPVPTALAQVDREKIYQWINELSSPETRENALLELSKKRESVPDLAPMLWHSFGTIAALLQEIVNIYPSINPPTLTAHQSNRVCNALALLQCVASHPETRSAFLAAHIPLFLYPFLHTVSKTRPFEYLRLTSLGVIGALVKTDEQEVINFLLTTEIIPLCLRIMESGSELSKTVATFILQKILLDDTGLAYICQTYERFSHVAMILGKMVLQLSKEPSARLLKHVVRCYLRLSDNPRCRAREALRQCLPDQLKDTTFAQVLKDDTTTKRWLAQLVKNLQEGQVTDPRGIPLPPQ; encoded by the exons cctgtgccAACAGCACTGGCTCAGGTTGACCGTGAAAAGATCTACCAATGGATCAATGAGCTGTCCAGCCCCGAGACACGGGAGAAtgctctgctggagctgagcaagAAGCGCGAGTCCGTGCCTGACCTCGCCCCAATGCTGTGGCACTCGTTCGGCACGATCGCAGCACTCCTTCAG GAAATTGTAAATATTTATCCATCAATCAACCCTCCGACTTTGACAGCCCATCAGTCCAACAGAGTCTGCAATGCTTTAGCTCTGCTACAGTGTGTTGCATCACACCCTGAAACGAG ATCAGCTTTTCTGGCAGCTCATATTCCTCTCTTCCTGTACCCCTTCCTGCACACAGTCAGCAAGACCCGTCCCTTTGAGTACCTGCGGCTCACAAGCCTCGGAGTCATTG GGGCCTTGGTGAAAACTGACGAGCAAGAAGTGATAAATTTCTTATTGACTACAGAAATTATCCCCCTGTGCTTACGTATTATGGAGTCTGGCAGTGAGCTCTCCAAAACG GTTGCTACGTTTATTCTTCAGAAAATCCTCCTGGATGACACAGGGCTGGCATATATCTGTCAGACTTACGAGCGGTTTTCCCATGTTGCCATGATACTG GGTAAAATGGTCCTGCAGCTCTCCAAGGAGCCGTCGGCACGGCTGCTGAAACATGTCGTCCGCTGCTACCTTCGCCTTTCCGATAACCCCA GATGTAGGGCACGTGAAGCTCTCAGGCAGTGCCTTCCTGACCAGCTGAAGGACACCACCTTCGCCCAGGTCCTGAAGGATGACACCACCACAAAACGCTGGCTGGCTCAGCTCGTCAAGAACCTGCAAGAGGGTCAAGTCACTGACCCACGGGGCATCCCTCTTCCTCCGCAATGA